The Lycium ferocissimum isolate CSIRO_LF1 chromosome 8, AGI_CSIRO_Lferr_CH_V1, whole genome shotgun sequence DNA segment ACAACACATATGTAAGGATGCACAATGAGCACATATAGAAGATATGTACAGATTCAATCAATTCAATAAAAATCACTAGTCCCAACGCGTTGCATACACCTGGACGAGCTGGGAGTTACAGGGCTAGCAATCCATGGGGGACAACCGCGTTATTCATACATCGCATGAACGAACACCACGTGTTGCACGAACAATTTCCATCACGCATTTATTGTTATATATAACTTTTACCCCATCGTGAGGGGCATGACTATGATGTATGCTGAGTATTGCATACTCAGGCGTCATCTCATGATGTTAGATTTAGGAGTTGGTCTGGAGTAGGAAGGTCCATGTCCGAGTTAGGATCCTACATCTTCATAGGTGAGTCAGTTTTGAAATCGTGGACACATGTTGTAATTCCATTCTTTTGCATAGTGAGGGTAAACTCTGTAACTTTATGTATTCATTTATTGAATTATAGAGGCTCTGTACATAGACTTGTTTTGGATTGTGGTTACTCATTTGGCTCCATGAATGACACCTTTATCGTTTTGCTTAGACTTATAAGACACGTGGGATTTGAACttaatgttatttattttggtttaaCCATTTAATATCGGTGCTAGGTAATTGATACGTGAGTACAAAGTGGGTAATCACTATACTAAAACGGGCTCGCTCGGTGCAAGTTGGCATGAATAGAGTGTCGTGCCATGTCTCATCccattttgggtcgtgacaggtgcCCGTCACGGTCAAATCCTAGGTCTGTCTCTGAGGTCAGCGCACTTCATGCTGTTTATGAGTTGCCATTCTGTTGGCTTctcttctattttatttatgcATGAAAAAGAGCAAAAGACTTTTggcacaaaattttcattcagTTCATTCAAAATGGATTTAAGCATATGAGTGGAAGGTGGCATCTAATTAGCTGCAAGCTGTTCCCTCCTACAATCATTATACAAGAAAACAGAACTCTTGGATGATTCCCTTCGCTGCTGTTATGGATTCTCTTCCTCATAGAATATACCAGAATTGTTGATTGTGATAGGATATTACTATCCATAAGCTGGAGATCTTCAAACATTTGATCTCTTATTCAATTTGCACCACAAGCCAGTTTTCGTGTGAATAGTTGCCCCCGTCACGAGTTCTACATCCTCGGGAGACCCTTTCAGTTCCACATCAAACTTTTGCAGCAACATTGCCAATGCTATGGTTGACTCCATAAGTGCAAACTGGtcaccaacacattttcttgGTCCCCCACCAAAAGGCAAGAAAGCAAAATCTGATATAATCTGATTACAAAGACGATAAACGCATTggtgaaaaaaacaaaaagaaaaactggAAATGAATTTGCTATAAAACAGTGGAGAAACAGAATTGACACCTCATTTGGGTATAATGCTCCAGGACTTCTAGATGGATCAAAACCTGCCCACCCTTCAATGCCTTGACTTTCCTTTTGTACTAGGAACCTCTCAGGTTCAAATTCATTAGGTTTGTCCCAGAAATATGGTGATCTATGAAGATTATATACCTGCTTGGATGTGCTAGTGTCAATTGGATTCATCTAGATATTGCCAACCAAGACTCAACAAGACATGAGAGACACAAGAACTGAATACTTGGAGAAAACTAACAAAGTAATAGTAAGGAAATGAGAACTGACAGATAGGAAAACATCAGTGCCAGCTGGAATTTCATATCCATCCTTGTCACCATTATAGCCTCCTGAAGAGTAACATAAAGTCTCAGCATTGATAACACTAGGGTGGATAAACACAATGATTATACCCTATTCACAGGGTTTTGACCCTTGATaaagaagaaattaaaagagtGCAAAAAGTATGCCAAAGAAACTGCCTGCTTGCAAATGGAAGGAGAGCTACGGGCCACAGACACAGCTGTGCTAGAGGGCGTGTAAATGCCAATAGCAATTAGCATAAGAATATAGGGAAATATGTACAAGACTAGTTGAGCCAAGTTACCAAAACTAGGAGTAGATAATCAAATCAGCAATAGGAATCTTACCTGGTAGTTTATCTGATTTAAGGGAACGTCTAATAAGCAATGGAGGTTGCGGATACAAGCGCAAAGATTCCACAACAATAAGTCGCAAATATCTGATACCATGAAAACATGCATTACAGATCATGCAAAAAAAATCCTGTAATTTTCTGCAACTAATAGAGGTAATCTCTAAAAACTTTATCTTATTGCTAACAGTAAATATATCCAGGACTGGCTGCAGCAGTCCGTATTTTCAATTCAACTGTATATCAAGCCTTTGTTTGccattccatgattttcctaATTACTTCATTCCACGTGATTTTACCTTCCTCTTCCTCTATTTTCCAGGTTAATGAATGTTCAATTGGACAGCCATGTCTTCCTCGTATGGTCTAACCATCTTAATTCTATTTAGTCTCTACAATCAATGTTTTAACTGTAAGCCAGATATTCTTCATTCCTAACCTTATTCTGTTGAGATTATGCATCATCCATTGTGACATTCTTACTTAAGCTATTACTAAGTTTACGAGAGTAGCATTAATCAACGAATTGCATATTGGTCCTATTGCCTCATTTAACACCAATAGAAATTGTTTGTAACTTTATCATCTCAAGATAAACACCAAAAACACTTCCACTAGATATCATATGCTACTTCAACTCAAGAAAATAGCTAATCTTAAAACCAAGAAAAGAGTAAGCATATCCACCTATGTTTATGCCCACTGATGGGAAGTACATAAGTTTACATTTTGAGAGCAAATGCCACAAGAAGTGATTGCTCCTTTTACAAGAACCAGTACTGTGAGTTCGATAACTTACTCTAAGTTTTTAAGAGACTCATAGGTTGTCCTTCCCTGACCAAGCACTGCATCAATTTCTGACTgcactttcttcatttttactGGATGCTTCAGGATAATTTATCAAAGTGACATTAACCACAATGCTCATGATCCACTTTGAAGGAACTTGAGGTAAAACAAATCAACTTAAGGAGATTCATTCAAACTGAAGCAAAAAAGGTGAAAAGTGGCAAATAAGGGAACGGACAACTACATTTTAGGAAAGGGACTTGAAAATTCCATATGCAAACTTGTATATTTGAAACTCATTTACAGCCTTTAGTGTGACAAATTCTTATTTATGTATAACATTTTTGCAACGGTATAAAAGATAATTATTTTGGGTTGTAATGAGCCATACTTGTGCTAGGAGGAAAACAGCCCATGTAAGAACAGCAGCAGTTGTTTCATGTCCAGCAATCAGCATCGTCATCAAGTCATCTCTTAGCTGTCCAAAGAAATTAGTGACAGGGTTGAGATTGATATGTGCAATAAACTACTTACACACTATGAATTTTGGTCCACAAAAAATATCCCACGAATACCCTCGTGCATTTCCACTATGTTATACATAAAACTTACATAAAATTGGTGATTGTGACAATTTTCTATCACTTTATGATGGAAAAACTTTACAGATCAAGGAGCATGATATTTTACCTGACGATCATCAACATCAGCGCCTCTCATATCAACTAAAAACCGCAAAAGACTTGCATCCTGCAAACTTTAAAAGTTACAATGCCAAGACTCATTCGTCTGGATTTTGCAATGCTCTTTAAAATTGTACACACTTTGTATAACAgccaaaaagaagaggaaaaaataattaaaagcagaagaagaagaaatataagCAAAAAACCTTAATATTTAAGTAGTCCCTTTGCTGTAGCTTCTCAACATCTGCTTCCTGCAAAAAATTGTAACAAGGATTAAGCTAAGGTACAGTATAACCCTGTAACTTTATAAACATCTGCAAAGGTCctctatttgatttttttttttttttttacctaaggttattcacatttcacatcTATAACTACACAGAACAGAAAGCTATTCCATGCTTTGCGATAATTCCACTGCTGTTGCATTCTATGAAAAACTAAGGTTTTTCACCTCACaaacaaattaagaaagaaaatgtcTGACAAACTAAACATCCCAGTCAGCCAATTTCGTTGTTATATATATGTGCCTGCTAGCTGGTTGATGGGTTGGTTATTTTAAGTTACATTAGTTAGTCATGTGAGTTGTTCAGTTTTCCTTTCTCCTTCCTAATCATGAACCACTCTTGACTAAAATATAATAGTAGTGCTAAACAATTTTCATTATTCTATAGAATAATGAGTATTTTTTAATATCGCCTAAATTCTTCTTAAAATATGTTCATCTTTTTGTACTTGTTCACTTATGGCTAGAAGGGGGCAGGGGGTGAATATGTCTGCTGTTTGGAAAATTTAAACCAATAATAAAATAGCATAATTATTCTGCTAACAATCAATCAATTAACTAATCCTTAATCCAAATATAGGTGGGTCAGTTATATGAATTCTCTGTATCCATACCGCTCTATTCAGGTCCACTTCATTCCAATActacatattatgtttttaaGGTTAATCAAGGCCTTGAAAACTAGAGATTCTCCAAAAACCACATTTATCCATACAAGCGCATGCGATTCTCTAAGCAAAATTAAAAGACTCTTGACAAACAGCAACAGCATAATAACACAATGTTGCTATGCACCCAAAGATATGCCTGGTTATTTTACTTCCGGAATTTATTTTAACAATGCAAGCGTTATTGGCTTATCATATACGTATGACCCTAAAGAATACAGATCATCAAACAGGCCTGGATTAGCATGAAAATACCAAACCATACTAATATATGGAAGTATAATCTGATAAGTGTAacaaccaattttttttccattatgGTGCCTGTTGTCAACTAGAGTGGAACAAAACCAACTATCAACCATAAGGCAATAAATAGTATAGATAAATGCAAAAGGAATTTCTATTACTGAACTGATAAAGAGTATACGGAATGTGAAATTCTAAATGCTAGATAATAGCACTATCCATCCTCTCACCTGCCTGGTCTCTTTTGCATTTTGTATAAGTCCATCAAGGCAGTCATTGATGACCTTTAGATCCTTTTGGAACTTTCGCTGCCGGGGAACTAACCATCTTGCCAGAGGGATATTCCAATAGGGGATGTAGAAAGTAGAACGATGCTCAGCTTCAAAAAGTGTACCATACACTGCCtgcaaatttcatgaaaagagCCATCAGTTTTTGATTGGGTGGAAGAAGGTGAGAGAAAACAGAAGAATATCTGCAGTGTGGAAatgcaaaagttgaaattgTTTGTCAGCTGTTAGAAAAGCAAATGTGCGTCGTTTACTCCAGAACTATAAGTttagagaaaaacaaagaatgTTAATAATATGCTTAACGATTCAGCATATTGAGAAAGTAAAGgtagtatttcatgaaatcaagGAATATAGTTGCATGGTCTGGACCTTAATAACTGGAGACTCTGTAGTGATGGAACCAAAGTCATAATTGAAAACACCAAGCCCAATAATATCTAGTGCTAAATTTGAGAATTCTGCCTCCAGATCCAATTCAATTGTTTTCCCTCCTCCTGACTCTTCTTGTTCAACAAGCTTATCAAATTTCAACATTGTTCTATCAGCACAGTCAGTAAATAGTTTAGCCATAGCTTCTAGGTATGATGAGTGGAATCCAGGAGCAATAACTGTCAATCACAGGAGAGCTAGTTAAAATATTTGAAGTGCACATATGTCAGTACGTGAATCCACACGCTTGTATGTATACATCTACATAATAATAAGtacaaagggaaaaaataaaaatgtatgcACAAATGACTCGTAATCACAGAGGTGGCTCCAGAATTTTAATTTGATGGATTCAACCTTCAAGATTATGGGTTCAAACTCTAATATTTGAtgaatttttgttatttttttacatATCTATCTATGTTCCGTACTTCCAGTAAAAAATGTTGGGTTCAGTTGAACCCATAGGTCTAAAGCTACATCTGCCACTGGATAATAAACGTGATTCTGACTCTTCATAACCCACACAAAGGCATAAGGATCTCAAATGGCTCCTCAACTTTCTCTGTCGTGTGGGATCACAAAAGCTTATTTTTGTCTTAAAGCTTTTACCTTGAAATATTGGGCGACAAAGAGAAAAGTCCCAATTACCAAGATGACCCTTTTTCTCTTTGGCTACACATCATTTTCTAAAACGGATGGGGAACTTGAGTCTCTCTGTATATTTTTGCCTCATTATTTTCTATatgttatctttttttttttttttatgtgctGAGGTAGGAGGGGGAGTCTAAGTCGGCAGAATGCCACCATCCATGCAAATTGCAATCAATGGAATTGTTTGTTTGTAGAGAACTGAAGCAGAACAGTATCATCTCTATATTTATTAATGGTTGGAGCAGCTTCATCcttctctctaagacttctATTGGTATTCTCATCTATTAGTCATTTTCCTACATCATTTGACTAGTGATGAATATTATGATGGCACTTCTGTGTTTCTGAAACACTGGAACAAAATGCTGCCTCACTTAGTATCCTAGGGGACAGTTGAAAGCAGTGGTGCCACCCTTGATAACAAAAGGCTATTAGAGTAACTTTGATGTCAGATATCATTCAAGTTCACCGGTCACAAAGGCATTGCACTCTCTTGCATAACCAACTTATCACAGATGGGCACCATTCTAGTTGACCATTCAAAGAACAGGAAAGAGCACGTAATCAAGCGATACGGGAAATCAGTATCCTTAATCATGGAAAAGTTTAGTTAGGGTTAAGAATGGCCATCAAATAAAGTAAGATTCATGTTTATAATGCATCATGTACTGATCATGAAGAAAACAATGAATCACAGTCTACATTGAAGGAATTAGATTCGGGTCACCCATGTGGGTCAACCCGGATCCATATAAATAATAACTATTAAATAAGTATATATTTGTTATATATTTAAATTGAGTTAAAAGGAAAGGACACAACTGTTGGAAAAAGTTCCTGAACAGTTGTACCTATTCAGgaaacataaaagaatagattCCTAAGAAGAATGAAAGCGATCTTCATTGAATACTTGAACAATCTTTTCTAACATGTACGACTTAGACTATGAACTTTACGGTATAGTTCGTTTATACATGTGATTATACTGTCGACTAGTGAAACAAATATATGGATCTTGGGAGAACTGTGTTTTCTTAGATTGTTGTATTTTCCTTCACATATTGACCACATTAACCAATATATGAGTCAATAATTTCCACCGCAGGATCATTGGCAACCGTTAAGAAGGGAACAAAGTGGGCAGAACCAGGGGCAACCCCATATAACACATGCTTACCTCTTCTCCTCTGTTTCCAAGTATCAAGGTCAGCAGGTATCAGCCCTTTTCCCATGATTGGTTCCAAGATTTCAGCAAGGACCCCCTGGTTAGAAATAAGAAGAGTCGCATTACAACATACAATAAAGGTAAGTTGACTGAATTTCTTGCTATTGTTATTAAACAGAAAATTATGCaactataaaaattaaattctatcAGCTAATATAGATATATTAACAAGACTTTCTACCTAAcaattaaaaagagaaaagaaaggtcATCAGCAAGTTCTTAACAAAAACAAGGCCTGGAATTATAAGTTGATAGAAACTAATGGACAGATATGCAACAAGAAACTGTAAATATGTAATATCAAGGTCCAAATATCATATGTTAACTTGAGTTCTTTCCATACAGTAGATTTCTCCTTCAATGAATAAGGATAACTATTCCAGATGCACCATATAACATAGTAACTAACCTAATGAATGCACCATATAACATATTAACTAACCTAATGAAGAACCAAGGAGCACTACCAGCTGTCTAAAGGTTCCACTGATACTCGACATTTTGCGATATTGAATTGCAAATATAACCAAAGCTAATAAGCAATTTAGATAATTTACTTTTGATAGAGGCAAGTTAAGAACTTAAGATATGAGTATATACAAGTGCAGGCATGACCTTAGATATGTTAAAGAATGCACACAAGAGTTGCAAAGAACAAAAGGGCTAGGAGGTTTTCTGGGGGatgggaggaggaggaggggctggagagagagagagagagaagtcaTAGTACAATACCTTGTCATACGAAAATGCATTCTCGCGAAGAATATACCTAGCAACAATGGGATCTGATACAACAACAAATGCCTTTGGTCCAAAAGCAAGTTTATAGACTGATCCATACTGTCAGCTcaaccaaaagaaagaagaaaattattcaCATAGAAAAATAGGTGGACAAACATGCAGAGAAAAGTCGTATGATATTTGTTTCAGATAGCTTTTCCAGGAAAAACCTAACAAGTAAGTTCATCCATTTTCTCGTTATAAATAGATTaaaagattagtcaaatttgTTATGAATAATTAGTCAACATATCCTAGCAAGCTCTTGGCTGTTTTATATCAATATGTCTAAAGACTAAATACATGTTTGGCGCCTTTGTTCTGAATTACCAATTCATTCTAAAAAAGTTGGTAGCCATCAAAGTAATCCTGTTGGCGCAGACATAAATCACAAATGGACATTATCAGTCTCTTCTCCTCCGTGATATTTCAAGTCTCTATTTTCTCACATTTTCTGCCAAATGATACAAGGGTTTTCTTGCTTAGATAAAAGCTTTACACCAACCCAACACTCGAAAAGGCATCATCCAAAACAATATCCTGTGCCCTCTAACCATTGAGAAACAAATAGAAATAAGAAATAGTACAAAATTAAATCGTGCCTTTTGCTCAAAAGAATACAAGGATAAGAGAGAGCATCATACTAAGGCTATTACCTTTAGGAACCAATCATACAATGAGAAGAAAAGTGGCCGGTCGAAAAGGTCAGATACTGCCCCTTCTGCAATAGGCATTGACCCAATTTTCCCCCCACTCAACAGATTAGTGAGGAAGTTGCTAGCATTatcaaataaattcatctttgtTTTTGGTTCAT contains these protein-coding regions:
- the LOC132068731 gene encoding cytochrome P450 97B2, chloroplastic; this encodes MATGFGSSNTCLVLNRRSDSCSSILSHFPSSHPTTFWSTPKRSSVRCQSTSTDEPKTKMNLFDNASNFLTNLLSGGKIGSMPIAEGAVSDLFDRPLFFSLYDWFLKYGSVYKLAFGPKAFVVVSDPIVARYILRENAFSYDKGVLAEILEPIMGKGLIPADLDTWKQRRRVIAPGFHSSYLEAMAKLFTDCADRTMLKFDKLVEQEESGGGKTIELDLEAEFSNLALDIIGLGVFNYDFGSITTESPVIKAVYGTLFEAEHRSTFYIPYWNIPLARWLVPRQRKFQKDLKVINDCLDGLIQNAKETRQEADVEKLQQRDYLNIKDASLLRFLVDMRGADVDDRQLRDDLMTMLIAGHETTAAVLTWAVFLLAQHPVKMKKVQSEIDAVLGQGRTTYESLKNLEYLRLIVVESLRLYPQPPLLIRRSLKSDKLPGGYNGDKDGYEIPAGTDVFLSVYNLHRSPYFWDKPNEFEPERFLVQKESQGIEGWAGFDPSRSPGALYPNEIISDFAFLPFGGGPRKCVGDQFALMESTIALAMLLQKFDVELKGSPEDVELVTGATIHTKTGLWCKLNKRSNV